The nucleotide sequence GGGACGTGTTCCTGTTCGTGGGCAGAAGCCGTCGCCCGGCCAAGGTGCTCTACTTCGATGGGACGGGGCTGGTGCTGCTCACCAAGCGGCTGTTCTGGTGGAGGGCGGCCGCTACTCGGTGGAGTTTGCCGTCCACGTGGCCCTGCAGAAGTATGCCTTTCACCTGCCCCTGGCACGCCAGCAGCGCATGTTCCTGCGTGAGGGCTTGGTGGT is from Hyalangium minutum and encodes:
- the tnpB gene encoding IS66 family insertion sequence element accessory protein TnpB, whose translation is MQRRWTCARGLTGSAALVEQQLGGQVLKGDVFLFVGRSRRPAKVLYFDGTGLVLLTKRLFWWRAAATRWSLPSTWPCRSMPFTCPWHASSACSCVRAWW